One Cryptomeria japonica chromosome 9, Sugi_1.0, whole genome shotgun sequence genomic window carries:
- the LOC131049990 gene encoding uncharacterized protein LOC131049990, giving the protein MRIATVKRIPESIILVSKCGEWIQKVEIEKTLTRCPRCGSKFHGEKECKMYVKKARIVLQKPIQTWRRKREESKKMVELQGNKINKEDVQTHMKEGKELEILPLLNEGDKENMMENMEIAKEKDGGNKGKETNFESLEGNIIGSSNNTEEDCRGISSRDKGLLDTKFDYERGSDDELFQNDKLGSVRNLLDIIDNKITEEDNSMLMAPTTKDEVKRATFALHPHKAPRPDGVTMEFYQKCWKFMGKDIWLVVEEFRRKEQHGFTPSREIADSIITVAETMHSMKMSKMWINCIKHCVTSISYSIIVNGSIDGFFQATNGLRQGDHLSPFLFVLMAKILGRNIKKLVETGLWKGVLIHGSIDPISHSQFVDDTVLFGEASEKEAMAMKLLLSDYEKGSGQRMDIDKSLIYFFNTNIRMQSKIGEILGFLTGSFPMKYLGVQLDPGRYQNRMWEELINKYQAKASSWKNKWLTQVGRIQMIKYVLSVIPIYHMSCFRLSYKAAKELDSLLKKFLWEGA; this is encoded by the exons ATGAGAATTGCAACAGTGAAAAGAATTCCTGAGAGCATAATTTTGGTATCTAAATGTGGGGAATGGATTCAAAAAGTAGAGATAGAAAAAACTTTAACTCGATGCCCAAGATGTGGAAGCAAATTCCACGGTGAGAAGGAATGTAAAATGTATGTCAAAAAGGCAAGAattgttctacaaaaacctataCAGACATGgagaagaaaaagagaggaaagcaAGAAAATGGTTGAGCTTCAAGGAAACAAAATAAATAAGGAAGATGTACAAACACATATGAAAGAAGGTAAAGAATTGGAAATATTGCCATTGTTAAATGAAGGCGACAAGGAGAACATGATGGAAAATATGGAGATAGCAAAAGAGAAAGATGGGGGGAATAAGGGTAAGGAAACTAATTTTGAATCTTTGGAAGGAAACATAATTGGTAGTAGCAACAATACAGAGGAGGATTGTAGAGGTATATCTTCGAGAGATAAAGGATTGTTAGATACTAAATTTGATTATGAAAGAGGTTCAGATGATGAACTTTTTCAAAATGACAAACTG GGGAGTGTGAGGAATCTGCTGGACATTATTGACAACAAGATTACGGAGGAGGATAATTCTATGCTAATGGCTCCAACTACAAAGGATGAAGTCAAAAGGGCTACATTCGCATTACATCCACATAAGGCTCCTAGACCAGATGGGGTGACAATGGAATTCTATCAGAAGTGTTGGAAGTTCATGGGTAAGGACATATGGTTGGTGGTGGAGGAATTTCGCAGGAAAG AGCAACATGGATTCACCCCCAGCAGAGAAATTGCAGATAGTATAATCACAGTTGCTGAAACCATGCATTCGATGAAAATGAGCAAAAT GTGGATAAATTGTATAAAGCATTGTGTTACTTCTATTTCATATTCTATTATTGTAAATGGATCTATAGATGGTTTTTTCCAAGCTACAAATGGTCTCAGACAAGGTGACCACTTGTCTCCATTTTTATTTGTATTAATGGCCAAAATTCTGGGAAGAAACATTAAAAAACTTGTAGAAACGGGACTATGGAAAGGTGTTCTCATCCATGGTAGCATTGATCCAATTTCCCATTCTCAATTCGTTGATGATACAGTTCTTTTTGGGGAGGCCTCGGAGAAGGAAGCTATGGCAATGAAGTTGTTACTGAGTGATTACGAAAAAGGATCGGGACAGAGAATGGATATTGATAAGTCTTtgatatatttctttaatactaaTATAAGGATGCAAAGTAAGATTGGTGAGATTTTGGGATTTTTGACTGGCAGTTTTCCTATGAAGTATTTAGGGGTGCAACTAGATCCTGGCagatatcaaaatagaatgtggGAGGAATTGATTAACAAATATCAAGCAAAGGCATCTTCATGGAAGAACAAATGGTTAACACAAGTAGGGAGAATTCAAATGATTAAATATGTTTTATCAGTGATCCCTATTTACCATATGTCATGCTTCAGACTATCCTATAAAGCTGCAAAAGAGCTAGACAGTTTGCTTAAAAAGTTCCTATGGGAAGGGGcatag